The Nitrospira sp. genome includes the window TCGGGCAGATGTGGGCGCTGCCACCCTTTGTCGTGGAGTTATTTTCAATCGAAGGGCATCAGAGCCAGGAGCGGTGGGGTTCCAGTCAGGAGATGTTCAAGGGCCTCGTCATCGGCTGCTCTTCATTGATCGATGTCATGACTGGTCCCCCCTCCCCAGCCATCATGGAGGCCACCAAGCGGGGGCTCCTCACAGGGAGCGGTCTGCCATCTCACTTGTTCGGCGAAATCCTGGCGCGCGCACTGGATCGGGGCAAGCAATTGGTCCATTCCGCAGGCTTGTCGTTCGATCTTTGGGGAGATCCCGCGGAACCGGAAACCAGCTGCCCGATTCCCGTACCCCCTCCGGTGGAAATTCCCGCCGTCACGGCGGCGCCACAGAAACGCGGGCCGAGTGCGATTGAGACGAATCCGCTCGAGACGCTGCAATTGCTGCAAACCGCCTTGCGCGAGGCGAAAGATATCAACACGCTCCTGAGCACGCTGGTGCATGCCCTGCACCGGGACGGCGGCTTTGCCCGGGTGGCCCTGGCGTTGCTGAACCCGAACAATACCGATCATCTGGTGGGGCGCTTGCTACTCGGAGTGGAAGAATCGGCTCCCTATATCGCCAGTCTGTCCGGCTCGCTGACGAAGGAGCATCCGCACTTTTTACAGCTCATGAAGCGGTCCGATGCCGTGTGGATCGAGGATTTCACCGTCCCTCTCGGAGACCCCATCAATCCCAAATTTCTCCGAACGTGGAACCCCGGATCGGCCATCGTCGCACCCCTCCGAGTCGGAACCCGGCCCATCGGCATGCTGTATTGCGACAACGGCCCACTCCCCCGGCAGGTGCAGCAAAAGGACTACCACGCCTTCCAGCTGTTCTTTGGCCAGACGACACTGAGTATCAATCGATTGGCGGGAGTCCTCTAGTCCGTGGCGCCGCCCCACACGGCTATTGCGCCATCAGAGTTTCGCGGGTGCCTGGCACGCACTCCTCGCGCTTCCAGGACTTGAGGACTTTCTGCTCGTTGAACGTCAGCGTATACCGATAACAATACAATGTCGGTTTCGGCCCCTCTCCCGGCTTTCCCAAGAGCGCGCCGACCGATTCGCCCGCGCCGCTGATCCCAGGGGAGGTGATCGACTCCAACTCTTTGTCGCCCATCGGGACCCGGTACGTCCAGGTACTGTCCCCTCCCAACGCCGGCGTCTTGGTGGTATGGGGATTGCCCAACCTCTCACGAACATCGTCCTGGGTGAGTCGATCCACGCCCTTCTTGAAATAGGTGTCACGCCAGGGCCCGCCGCAGGCGGTACACGTGAGAACGAGGGCCATGACAAGCCCCCAGATAGCGGTGCGAAGAGCTGACCGGTAACGCATCATGATTGGGAATTCAGTTGCTGCATGCGTTTGATCGAGCAGTATAGGGCATAGCCTTGCGCCAGCATGCCGGTAGTGAGGAGGCCCAGCGCCGTGTGCAGCCAATGGGAGGCGGGATCGTCGAGTCCGTGCATACCAAATACAAATCCGAGGGCAATGGCCACGATACCGACCGCTCGTGCGATCATGCCCTGCATTCGCCAATTGATCTCTGTCTCATGTCTCTGCACCGTCATACGAGTACGCTACACTGGACAGGAACCGGACTTCAACTCCGCCGTTGCTTGATCGCCGACAGCCGTTTCTCCAACGGCGTCGCATCGGCGTCGCGATGCAATTTCTGCAAGACGCCGATGAGCTCGCCCAGGCTCTTTTCCACATCCCGGTGTGTCTCTCCAAGCGCCTTCTCGCGAATGGCCAACGCGCGCCGATAGAGCGGTTCCGCCTTCTCCAGAACCCCTTGCGACACATAGACCAGTCCCAGGTTGTGCAGGGTAAGGGCGACATCGGGATGGTCCGGGCCATGAAGACGCTCTTTGATCGCGAGCGCCCGCATGAGTAATGGTTCCGCCTCCGCATATTGTCCGTGCATCCGATGCAAGACGCCGAGGTTATTCAACGTCGCCGCCACATCGACATGATGCTCTCCATGCGCATCCTGGTAAATCTTCAAGGCCTGAAGATAGGCCGGTTCCGCTTCCACATACTTGCCCTGCGCCGTGA containing:
- a CDS encoding tetratricopeptide repeat protein; this translates as MSLRVSLRVVTLVLAMALVCSCEQQSWESAMAAGQRALQKGDYPEAEHIFAAAVKKAESEYGLLDRHVAVALSSEAQAFTAQGKYVEAEPAYLQALKIYQDAHGEHHVDVAATLNNLGVLHRMHGQYAEAEPLLMRALAIKERLHGPDHPDVALTLHNLGLVYVSQGVLEKAEPLYRRALAIREKALGETHRDVEKSLGELIGVLQKLHRDADATPLEKRLSAIKQRRS
- a CDS encoding HDOD domain-containing protein; amino-acid sequence: MSSSSTSSESALAESLRPRLHNTLQPLLNQASPCLPALEKTCQKILSLAGGLTGADRLAQIISRDPALSCRVLQISNSIAYSPQQVITSIPHAVSWLGLDTVRSIVTASQLVEQLNQWPNQQQIVSGVIARALVAAVHANELGMALEYPSLSQLFSATLLYSIGDLAIASQAQDLYVSYRKIPLTAKTPAARIIEETQLYGVPRLRIAQALGQMWALPPFVVELFSIEGHQSQERWGSSQEMFKGLVIGCSSLIDVMTGPPSPAIMEATKRGLLTGSGLPSHLFGEILARALDRGKQLVHSAGLSFDLWGDPAEPETSCPIPVPPPVEIPAVTAAPQKRGPSAIETNPLETLQLLQTALREAKDINTLLSTLVHALHRDGGFARVALALLNPNNTDHLVGRLLLGVEESAPYIASLSGSLTKEHPHFLQLMKRSDAVWIEDFTVPLGDPINPKFLRTWNPGSAIVAPLRVGTRPIGMLYCDNGPLPRQVQQKDYHAFQLFFGQTTLSINRLAGVL